The Balaenoptera acutorostrata chromosome 15, mBalAcu1.1, whole genome shotgun sequence genome contains a region encoding:
- the DSN1 gene encoding kinetochore-associated protein DSN1 homolog isoform X2, which translates to MTSRSETVEEEEPVASKTHDRQLESDPNPAEACGNSSTSLEMTEGVSKEQIHLGSSPKKGESCDLSHQEGLHSRSLHLSPQEQCARHQDRRQSWRRASMKETNRRKSLPPFHQGITELCRSISVNIAERKRLGCLLLSSFQFSVQKLEPFLRGTEGFSLESFRAKASSLSEELKHFADRLESDGTLQKCFEDSEGRAPDLSLETSVAEMKEYITKFSLERQSWDQLLLHYQEEAEEIISRGSTETKNTEVEVEPTAYLGSSQSEVLNTKPDYQKILQNQNKVFDCMELVMDELQGSMKQLHAFMEESTQCLQKVSVQLGKRSTQQLDPSPARKLLKLQLRKQPSTCCSKSCQ; encoded by the exons ATGACTTCTAGATCAGAGACTGTAGAAG AAGAGGAACCAGTGGCATCTAAGACTCATGATCGTCAATTGGAATCAGATCCCAACCCTGCGGAAGCGTGTGGTAATTCGTCCACCTCCCTGGAGATGACTGAAGGCGTTTCAAAGGAACAGATTCACCTTGGCTCTAGCCCTAAAAAAGGGGAAAGTTGTGATCTCAGCCACCAGGAAGGACTTCATTCCAGGTCCCTTCATTTGTCCCCCCAAGAACAGTGTGCCCGTCATCAAGACAGGAGGCAGTCCTGGCGGCGAGCAAGTATGAAAGAAACGAACCGGCGGAAGTCACTGCCTCCCTTTCATCAGGGCATCACAG AGCTCTGCAGATCCATCAGTGTCAACATAGCAGAAAGGAAACGGCTGGGCTGTCTCCTGCTTTCCAGTTTCCAG TTCTCTGTTCAGAAACTTGAACCTTTCCTAAGGGGCACTGAGGGCTTCAGTCTTGAAAGTTTTAGAGCCAAAG CATCTTCTCTTTCTGAAGAATTGAAACATTTTGCAGACAGACTGGAAAGTGATGGAACTCTACAAAAATGTTTTGAAGATTCAGAAGG AAGAGCACCAGATTTGTCTCTGGAAACATCAGTGGCTGAGATGAAGGAATATATAACCAA GTTTTCTTTAGAACGTCAGAGTTGGGATCAGCTCTTGCTGCACTACCAGGAGGAGGCTGAAGAGATCATATCCAG AGGATCAACTGAAACCAAAAATACTGAAGTTGAAGTGGAACCTACAGCATATCTTGGGTCTTCCCAGAGTGAAGTCCTTAATACAAAGCCTGACTACCAGAAAATATTACAGAACCAGAATAAAGTCTTTGATTGTATGGAGTTGGTG ATGGACGAACTGCAGGGATCCATGAAGCAGCTGCATGCCTTTATGGAGGAAAGTACCCAGTGCCTCCAGAAGGTGTCAGTACAGCTCG GGAAGAGAAGCACGCAACAATTAGATCCTTCACCAGCTCGAAAACTGCTCAAGCTTCAGCTACGGAAGCAGCCTAGCACATGTTGCTCTAAATCTTGTCAGTGA
- the DSN1 gene encoding kinetochore-associated protein DSN1 homolog isoform X4, producing the protein MTSRSETVEELCRSISVNIAERKRLGCLLLSSFQFSVQKLEPFLRGTEGFSLESFRAKASSLSEELKHFADRLESDGTLQKCFEDSEGRAPDLSLETSVAEMKEYITKFSLERQSWDQLLLHYQEEAEEIISRGSTETKNTEVEVEPTAYLGSSQSEVLNTKPDYQKILQNQNKVFDCMELVMDELQGSMKQLHAFMEESTQCLQKVSVQLGKRSTQQLDPSPARKLLKLQLRKQPSTCCSKSCQ; encoded by the exons ATGACTTCTAGATCAGAGACTGTAGAAG AGCTCTGCAGATCCATCAGTGTCAACATAGCAGAAAGGAAACGGCTGGGCTGTCTCCTGCTTTCCAGTTTCCAG TTCTCTGTTCAGAAACTTGAACCTTTCCTAAGGGGCACTGAGGGCTTCAGTCTTGAAAGTTTTAGAGCCAAAG CATCTTCTCTTTCTGAAGAATTGAAACATTTTGCAGACAGACTGGAAAGTGATGGAACTCTACAAAAATGTTTTGAAGATTCAGAAGG AAGAGCACCAGATTTGTCTCTGGAAACATCAGTGGCTGAGATGAAGGAATATATAACCAA GTTTTCTTTAGAACGTCAGAGTTGGGATCAGCTCTTGCTGCACTACCAGGAGGAGGCTGAAGAGATCATATCCAG AGGATCAACTGAAACCAAAAATACTGAAGTTGAAGTGGAACCTACAGCATATCTTGGGTCTTCCCAGAGTGAAGTCCTTAATACAAAGCCTGACTACCAGAAAATATTACAGAACCAGAATAAAGTCTTTGATTGTATGGAGTTGGTG ATGGACGAACTGCAGGGATCCATGAAGCAGCTGCATGCCTTTATGGAGGAAAGTACCCAGTGCCTCCAGAAGGTGTCAGTACAGCTCG GGAAGAGAAGCACGCAACAATTAGATCCTTCACCAGCTCGAAAACTGCTCAAGCTTCAGCTACGGAAGCAGCCTAGCACATGTTGCTCTAAATCTTGTCAGTGA
- the DSN1 gene encoding kinetochore-associated protein DSN1 homolog isoform X1 has product MTSRSETVEVLEEEPVASKTHDRQLESDPNPAEACGNSSTSLEMTEGVSKEQIHLGSSPKKGESCDLSHQEGLHSRSLHLSPQEQCARHQDRRQSWRRASMKETNRRKSLPPFHQGITELCRSISVNIAERKRLGCLLLSSFQFSVQKLEPFLRGTEGFSLESFRAKASSLSEELKHFADRLESDGTLQKCFEDSEGRAPDLSLETSVAEMKEYITKFSLERQSWDQLLLHYQEEAEEIISRGSTETKNTEVEVEPTAYLGSSQSEVLNTKPDYQKILQNQNKVFDCMELVMDELQGSMKQLHAFMEESTQCLQKVSVQLGKRSTQQLDPSPARKLLKLQLRKQPSTCCSKSCQ; this is encoded by the exons ATGACTTCTAGATCAGAGACTGTAGAAG TGCTAGAAGAGGAACCAGTGGCATCTAAGACTCATGATCGTCAATTGGAATCAGATCCCAACCCTGCGGAAGCGTGTGGTAATTCGTCCACCTCCCTGGAGATGACTGAAGGCGTTTCAAAGGAACAGATTCACCTTGGCTCTAGCCCTAAAAAAGGGGAAAGTTGTGATCTCAGCCACCAGGAAGGACTTCATTCCAGGTCCCTTCATTTGTCCCCCCAAGAACAGTGTGCCCGTCATCAAGACAGGAGGCAGTCCTGGCGGCGAGCAAGTATGAAAGAAACGAACCGGCGGAAGTCACTGCCTCCCTTTCATCAGGGCATCACAG AGCTCTGCAGATCCATCAGTGTCAACATAGCAGAAAGGAAACGGCTGGGCTGTCTCCTGCTTTCCAGTTTCCAG TTCTCTGTTCAGAAACTTGAACCTTTCCTAAGGGGCACTGAGGGCTTCAGTCTTGAAAGTTTTAGAGCCAAAG CATCTTCTCTTTCTGAAGAATTGAAACATTTTGCAGACAGACTGGAAAGTGATGGAACTCTACAAAAATGTTTTGAAGATTCAGAAGG AAGAGCACCAGATTTGTCTCTGGAAACATCAGTGGCTGAGATGAAGGAATATATAACCAA GTTTTCTTTAGAACGTCAGAGTTGGGATCAGCTCTTGCTGCACTACCAGGAGGAGGCTGAAGAGATCATATCCAG AGGATCAACTGAAACCAAAAATACTGAAGTTGAAGTGGAACCTACAGCATATCTTGGGTCTTCCCAGAGTGAAGTCCTTAATACAAAGCCTGACTACCAGAAAATATTACAGAACCAGAATAAAGTCTTTGATTGTATGGAGTTGGTG ATGGACGAACTGCAGGGATCCATGAAGCAGCTGCATGCCTTTATGGAGGAAAGTACCCAGTGCCTCCAGAAGGTGTCAGTACAGCTCG GGAAGAGAAGCACGCAACAATTAGATCCTTCACCAGCTCGAAAACTGCTCAAGCTTCAGCTACGGAAGCAGCCTAGCACATGTTGCTCTAAATCTTGTCAGTGA
- the DSN1 gene encoding kinetochore-associated protein DSN1 homolog isoform X3, whose translation MTEGVSKEQIHLGSSPKKGESCDLSHQEGLHSRSLHLSPQEQCARHQDRRQSWRRASMKETNRRKSLPPFHQGITELCRSISVNIAERKRLGCLLLSSFQFSVQKLEPFLRGTEGFSLESFRAKASSLSEELKHFADRLESDGTLQKCFEDSEGRAPDLSLETSVAEMKEYITKFSLERQSWDQLLLHYQEEAEEIISRGSTETKNTEVEVEPTAYLGSSQSEVLNTKPDYQKILQNQNKVFDCMELVMDELQGSMKQLHAFMEESTQCLQKVSVQLGKRSTQQLDPSPARKLLKLQLRKQPSTCCSKSCQ comes from the exons ATGACTGAAGGCGTTTCAAAGGAACAGATTCACCTTGGCTCTAGCCCTAAAAAAGGGGAAAGTTGTGATCTCAGCCACCAGGAAGGACTTCATTCCAGGTCCCTTCATTTGTCCCCCCAAGAACAGTGTGCCCGTCATCAAGACAGGAGGCAGTCCTGGCGGCGAGCAAGTATGAAAGAAACGAACCGGCGGAAGTCACTGCCTCCCTTTCATCAGGGCATCACAG AGCTCTGCAGATCCATCAGTGTCAACATAGCAGAAAGGAAACGGCTGGGCTGTCTCCTGCTTTCCAGTTTCCAG TTCTCTGTTCAGAAACTTGAACCTTTCCTAAGGGGCACTGAGGGCTTCAGTCTTGAAAGTTTTAGAGCCAAAG CATCTTCTCTTTCTGAAGAATTGAAACATTTTGCAGACAGACTGGAAAGTGATGGAACTCTACAAAAATGTTTTGAAGATTCAGAAGG AAGAGCACCAGATTTGTCTCTGGAAACATCAGTGGCTGAGATGAAGGAATATATAACCAA GTTTTCTTTAGAACGTCAGAGTTGGGATCAGCTCTTGCTGCACTACCAGGAGGAGGCTGAAGAGATCATATCCAG AGGATCAACTGAAACCAAAAATACTGAAGTTGAAGTGGAACCTACAGCATATCTTGGGTCTTCCCAGAGTGAAGTCCTTAATACAAAGCCTGACTACCAGAAAATATTACAGAACCAGAATAAAGTCTTTGATTGTATGGAGTTGGTG ATGGACGAACTGCAGGGATCCATGAAGCAGCTGCATGCCTTTATGGAGGAAAGTACCCAGTGCCTCCAGAAGGTGTCAGTACAGCTCG GGAAGAGAAGCACGCAACAATTAGATCCTTCACCAGCTCGAAAACTGCTCAAGCTTCAGCTACGGAAGCAGCCTAGCACATGTTGCTCTAAATCTTGTCAGTGA